A portion of the Rhodococcus pseudokoreensis genome contains these proteins:
- a CDS encoding MBL fold metallo-hydrolase: MEPGCYEVAPGVHRVPLQMPGDGLGAVNVYALETPDGLALVDGGWRVDTTFEEMERALLRIGHSTEQIHDIYVTHVHRDHYTFAVELRRRHGARVHLGVAESDGLAAVGALGSNVPTDSLHELRRAGAPVLADTVEALTAAEPFHPSDWEEPDHWLAAGPLRIGRHTLDVVHTPGHTKGHMVFHDVRQGLLFSGDHVLPTITPSIGFELGEWDLPLGRYLDSLSRMLDRPDSQLLPAHGDPTPSVHRRVEELLTHHDQRFDVMRNALISLGQGTATAVAHVVTWTRRERPFTTLDPFNQMIATCETLAHLDTLVDRGRLTVRQRDGHDVFAVV, encoded by the coding sequence ATGGAACCGGGCTGCTACGAAGTGGCGCCCGGTGTGCATCGAGTCCCCCTCCAGATGCCCGGCGACGGTCTCGGGGCCGTGAACGTCTACGCCCTCGAGACCCCGGACGGCCTGGCCCTCGTCGACGGTGGGTGGCGAGTCGACACGACGTTCGAGGAGATGGAGCGGGCACTGCTCCGGATCGGCCACAGCACCGAGCAGATTCACGACATCTACGTCACGCACGTGCACCGCGACCACTACACGTTCGCCGTCGAACTCCGCCGCCGTCACGGTGCACGCGTCCACCTCGGAGTCGCGGAGTCGGACGGTCTGGCGGCGGTCGGTGCCCTCGGCAGCAACGTTCCGACGGATTCGCTGCACGAACTCCGGCGCGCGGGAGCCCCCGTCCTGGCGGACACCGTCGAGGCGCTGACCGCCGCGGAACCGTTCCACCCCTCGGACTGGGAAGAACCCGACCACTGGCTCGCCGCGGGTCCGCTCCGCATCGGCCGGCACACGCTCGACGTCGTGCACACCCCGGGCCACACCAAGGGACACATGGTGTTTCACGACGTGCGCCAGGGGCTGCTGTTCAGCGGGGACCACGTCCTGCCCACGATCACGCCGTCGATCGGCTTCGAGCTGGGCGAGTGGGACCTGCCGCTGGGGCGCTACCTCGACTCGCTGTCCCGAATGCTCGACCGCCCCGATTCGCAACTCCTGCCGGCGCACGGAGATCCGACACCGAGCGTGCACCGTCGAGTAGAAGAGCTTCTCACGCACCACGACCAGCGATTCGATGTGATGCGCAACGCGCTGATCTCGCTCGGGCAGGGGACCGCGACCGCCGTGGCGCACGTGGTCACGTGGACTCGTCGCGAAAGGCCGTTCACCACGCTCGACCCGTTCAATCAAATGATCGCCACCTGTGAGACCCTCGCGCACCTCGACACCCTGGTCGACCGCGGCCGGCTCACCGTCCGACAACGAGACGGCCACGACGTCTTCGCCGTCGTCTGA
- a CDS encoding ABC transporter permease encodes MATVAVSRGARPLVVSAVWRTRLGYGALLAFLAYLVVLPLFRLQSLAFEDGARGYQAQYGRYDIGQTIRTTIALAVTSLAIAMVLGTVLAFAATRLPRRLSFLRIVPILPIVMPAVANVVGWAFLLSPGPGYLNALLRTLPWWNTLDSGPVDVYSTPWIIILTGFGLTSFVYLFVSAGMQNISSEHLEAAQISGSSTLGVFFRVVLPLLRPSLVYGGGIALLLGLGQFTGPLLLGQNAGVKVLTTEMYRRVSESPADFAAAAAAGSPLVIFGIVVVLAQKMLLGNQKRFVTHGGKAFAPNTGRSVWAAAAISVYAILALVVPLIGLAIVAVSPYWSESLSWNLFTLDNFRALFQTASIVDSVFTSLLTSVVAVAICVPIGYLTATLLVRGRKHRVLGTIGDVITALPLGIPAVIFGVGFLLTYTQPPLILYGTKAVIILVYVVLMVPFSTRMQMTAMLSLGETYAEASATSGASPFVTNVRVILPLMRPTVLSAVALMFILLTHEFAASLLVRAATTQVMGTLLFDLWENGSYPLVAAMALLMTAVTSIGVVFAMLVGGRNVLSNL; translated from the coding sequence ATGGCTACCGTCGCCGTGAGCCGCGGCGCGCGGCCGCTCGTCGTCAGCGCGGTGTGGCGCACCCGGCTCGGGTACGGTGCGCTGCTGGCGTTTCTCGCGTACCTCGTCGTGCTCCCGCTGTTCCGGCTGCAGTCGCTGGCGTTCGAAGACGGCGCTCGCGGATACCAGGCCCAATACGGGCGGTACGACATCGGGCAGACCATCCGGACGACCATCGCCCTCGCCGTCACGTCGCTCGCCATCGCCATGGTGCTGGGAACGGTGCTCGCGTTCGCGGCCACCAGACTGCCCCGCCGGCTGAGCTTTCTCCGGATCGTCCCGATCCTGCCCATCGTGATGCCCGCGGTCGCGAACGTGGTGGGGTGGGCATTCCTCCTGTCTCCGGGACCGGGGTACCTGAACGCACTCCTGCGCACGCTTCCCTGGTGGAACACCCTGGATTCCGGACCGGTCGACGTCTACAGCACCCCCTGGATCATCATTCTCACCGGTTTCGGACTCACGTCCTTCGTGTATCTGTTCGTCAGCGCGGGAATGCAGAACATCAGTTCCGAGCACCTCGAGGCCGCGCAGATCAGCGGTTCGTCGACGCTCGGGGTGTTCTTTCGCGTCGTGCTCCCCCTGCTGCGTCCGTCCCTGGTGTACGGCGGCGGAATCGCGCTGCTTCTCGGACTGGGCCAGTTCACCGGGCCCCTCCTGCTCGGGCAGAATGCGGGCGTGAAGGTGCTCACCACCGAAATGTACCGCCGCGTGTCGGAGTCGCCGGCAGACTTCGCGGCCGCGGCGGCGGCGGGTTCACCGCTCGTCATCTTCGGCATCGTCGTCGTGCTCGCGCAGAAGATGCTTCTCGGCAATCAGAAGCGCTTCGTCACCCACGGCGGAAAAGCGTTCGCACCGAACACCGGTCGCTCGGTCTGGGCCGCCGCCGCGATCTCCGTGTACGCGATTCTCGCACTCGTCGTTCCGCTGATCGGGCTCGCCATCGTGGCGGTGTCTCCGTACTGGTCGGAATCGCTGTCCTGGAATCTGTTCACGCTCGACAACTTCCGGGCACTGTTCCAGACGGCGAGCATCGTCGACTCGGTGTTCACCAGTCTTCTCACCTCCGTCGTGGCAGTGGCGATCTGCGTGCCGATCGGCTACCTCACCGCGACGTTGCTCGTGCGAGGCCGCAAGCACCGGGTCCTGGGGACCATCGGTGACGTCATCACGGCTCTCCCCCTGGGCATTCCGGCGGTGATCTTCGGCGTCGGGTTCCTGCTGACCTACACGCAGCCTCCGCTGATCCTCTACGGCACCAAAGCGGTCATCATCCTGGTGTACGTCGTGCTCATGGTGCCGTTCTCCACCCGGATGCAGATGACGGCGATGCTGTCGCTCGGGGAGACGTACGCCGAGGCGTCGGCGACCAGTGGCGCGAGCCCGTTCGTCACCAATGTCCGGGTGATCCTGCCGCTGATGCGACCGACCGTGCTCAGTGCCGTCGCCCTGATGTTCATCCTGCTGACCCACGAGTTCGCCGCCTCCCTGCTCGTCCGAGCCGCCACGACACAGGTGATGGGCACGCTGCTGTTCGACCTGTGGGAGAACGGCTCCTACCCGCTCGTGGCGGCGATGGCGCTGCTCATGACGGCCGTGACCAGCATCGGCGTCGTGTTCGCGATGCTCGTCGGTGGCCGGAACGTGTTGAGCAACCTGTGA
- a CDS encoding TetR/AcrR family transcriptional regulator produces the protein MTLRDGPRSKRGLILTAAIERFGEVGFEHTKWASIADEVGIGQTALYHYFESKAHCLLTIMRLELAQSLERFTTAIEGIDDPVEALSAAITSALEATPRDALQRRILQSHMDLLATPRQSEKEEAERQTSRALVNSIEEAWSLLIAKGMGAGAFADADARLMARLVLGLVVSVWRWYRPDGDMTLDQLNRHVRDATLRIVRA, from the coding sequence ATGACGCTCCGCGATGGTCCGCGTTCCAAGCGCGGGCTCATCCTCACGGCCGCAATCGAACGCTTCGGGGAAGTGGGCTTCGAGCACACGAAGTGGGCGTCGATCGCCGACGAGGTCGGTATCGGCCAGACCGCGCTCTACCACTACTTCGAATCCAAGGCGCACTGCCTGCTGACGATCATGCGTCTCGAACTGGCGCAGTCGCTCGAGCGATTCACCACCGCGATCGAGGGCATCGACGACCCGGTCGAGGCGTTGAGTGCCGCCATCACCAGCGCCCTGGAAGCGACCCCCCGCGACGCCCTGCAGCGCCGGATCCTCCAGAGCCACATGGATCTGCTGGCCACACCCCGTCAGTCCGAGAAGGAAGAAGCCGAGCGCCAGACGTCACGGGCGCTGGTGAATTCGATCGAAGAGGCGTGGTCTCTGCTCATCGCGAAGGGGATGGGCGCCGGGGCCTTCGCCGACGCCGATGCGCGTTTGATGGCCCGACTCGTCCTCGGACTCGTCGTCAGCGTGTGGCGCTGGTACCGGCCCGACGGCGACATGACACTCGACCAACTCAACCGGCACGTTCGCGACGCCACTCTGCGTATCGTCCGCGCGTAA
- a CDS encoding NADP-dependent oxidoreductase: MQSRELTLARHPRGRVVPSDFHIDVVTVPEELGPGDILVRNSWSSIDPSVRMRLGPTGPAGYLPPFRIGATLTGLAIGEVVRSRAPGFEPGDTVLHINGFREFAVIRQDGDTLAGAGGVTRLDTGEHPPQAYLGALGSAGLTAYVGLHCIGELAGGDVVWISSAAGAVGSLAAQIAKLRGHYVVGSTGSAEKVRFLREELNLDAAFDYHTPDLTLALDSAAADGIDLYFDNVGGAHLGAALQRLRPGGRVAMAGAVASYDAEAAAAGPDNLFQIVAKSLTVKGFRAGAYDHLLGDMRAEVGSYLRDGRLVAEETVFDGLESAPDAIVAMLRGRTVGKTLCRLR; encoded by the coding sequence GTGCAGAGTCGTGAGCTCACACTGGCGCGCCATCCCCGGGGGAGGGTTGTACCGTCGGACTTTCACATCGACGTGGTGACGGTTCCCGAAGAACTCGGGCCCGGTGACATTCTCGTGCGCAACTCGTGGTCGTCGATCGACCCGTCCGTCAGGATGCGACTCGGACCCACCGGCCCCGCCGGCTACCTCCCGCCGTTCCGTATCGGGGCGACCCTGACCGGGTTGGCCATCGGGGAGGTGGTCCGGTCCCGTGCCCCCGGCTTCGAGCCGGGCGACACGGTGCTGCACATCAACGGTTTTCGTGAGTTCGCCGTGATCCGGCAGGACGGTGACACCCTCGCCGGTGCCGGTGGTGTGACGCGACTCGACACCGGCGAGCACCCGCCGCAGGCGTATCTCGGAGCGCTGGGCAGCGCCGGACTCACCGCATATGTGGGATTGCACTGCATCGGCGAACTCGCAGGCGGAGACGTCGTGTGGATCTCGTCGGCGGCCGGCGCGGTCGGCAGCCTCGCCGCGCAGATCGCCAAGCTCCGAGGTCACTACGTGGTCGGCAGCACGGGATCCGCCGAGAAGGTCCGGTTCCTGAGGGAGGAACTGAATCTCGATGCCGCGTTCGACTACCACACGCCGGACCTGACGCTGGCCCTCGACAGCGCGGCAGCCGACGGCATCGATCTGTATTTCGACAACGTGGGCGGAGCGCATCTCGGGGCCGCCCTGCAACGCCTCCGGCCGGGAGGCCGAGTGGCCATGGCCGGCGCGGTCGCCTCCTATGACGCAGAGGCGGCGGCCGCAGGTCCGGACAACCTCTTTCAGATCGTGGCAAAGAGCCTCACCGTGAAGGGTTTCCGGGCCGGTGCCTACGACCACCTGCTCGGGGACATGCGAGCCGAGGTCGGGAGCTATCTCCGCGACGGGCGGCTCGTTGCCGAGGAGACCGTGTTCGACGGTCTCGAGTCGGCGCCGGATGCCATCGTCGCGATGCTGCGCGGCCGCACCGTGGGAAAGACGCTGTGCCGTCTGCGGTGA
- a CDS encoding EthD family reductase, whose amino-acid sequence MYNLIVLASRPHDWSHEQFIQWWRGEHADVTYPLPGLRRWQHTEVLDAMDDRSREWDGVSILSFDSREDLDAALASPEWQAAVDNVGKMRGKRILVMGEEKTMVEVDSATS is encoded by the coding sequence ATGTACAACCTGATCGTCCTGGCCTCCCGTCCGCACGACTGGAGCCACGAGCAGTTCATCCAGTGGTGGCGCGGGGAGCACGCCGACGTGACCTATCCGCTTCCCGGCCTGCGGCGCTGGCAGCACACCGAAGTGCTGGACGCGATGGACGACAGGTCCCGGGAATGGGACGGCGTGTCGATCCTGAGCTTCGACTCCCGCGAGGACCTCGACGCCGCGCTCGCCAGCCCGGAATGGCAAGCCGCAGTGGACAACGTGGGCAAGATGCGCGGAAAGCGCATCCTCGTCATGGGCGAGGAGAAGACGATGGTCGAAGTGGACAGCGCGACATCATGA
- a CDS encoding ABC transporter ATP-binding protein, with product MTSQFRVSNLTKTFGSNTIVDQLDLDIEDGEFLVLLGPSGCGKTTTLRCIAGLETPEGGSIAFKDHTVFDASARINVPAYKRNIGMVFQSYALWPNMTVRENIRYPLKVRRMKSAMASGQVETAAGMVDCGALLDRYPSQLSGGQQQRVAVARGLVAQPDLVLFDEPLSNLDARLRDQVRSQIHQLHQRLGFTAVFVTHDQAEAFALGDRLAIMKAGKIEQYDTPERVYEAPSSDYVAAFIGMANRLELVRRHEGWTTRAGTPVDLDAALIQGGHLAGDAALGRMRPDDLALHRSLDEVAPGDVGLTGELVTSEYGGRYFDVTVDAGGERLYLRADAARHGSWLRGAATGSALVVSFSPSALRVFPHPDGHVDLQAPELARAAARSEA from the coding sequence GTGACATCGCAATTCAGGGTTTCCAACCTGACCAAGACCTTCGGGTCCAACACCATCGTCGACCAACTCGATCTCGACATCGAGGACGGCGAATTCCTCGTCCTGCTCGGCCCGAGCGGCTGCGGGAAGACGACCACGCTCCGCTGCATCGCCGGCCTCGAGACGCCCGAGGGCGGGTCGATCGCGTTCAAGGACCACACCGTCTTCGACGCATCGGCCCGGATCAACGTTCCCGCCTACAAGCGCAACATCGGCATGGTCTTCCAGTCCTACGCGCTGTGGCCGAACATGACGGTGCGGGAGAACATCCGCTACCCGTTGAAGGTCCGCCGGATGAAGAGCGCCATGGCCTCCGGTCAGGTCGAGACCGCAGCGGGAATGGTGGACTGCGGGGCTCTGCTCGACCGGTACCCCTCCCAGCTCAGCGGTGGGCAGCAACAGCGGGTGGCGGTGGCGCGCGGGTTGGTCGCCCAACCCGACCTGGTGCTGTTCGACGAACCCCTGAGCAATCTCGATGCGCGACTGCGTGATCAGGTGCGGTCCCAGATCCATCAGCTCCACCAACGTCTCGGCTTCACAGCCGTATTCGTCACCCACGATCAGGCCGAGGCGTTCGCGCTCGGCGACCGGCTCGCCATCATGAAGGCGGGCAAGATCGAGCAGTACGACACCCCGGAACGGGTCTACGAGGCCCCGTCCTCCGACTATGTTGCCGCGTTCATCGGCATGGCGAACCGACTCGAACTCGTTCGGCGGCACGAGGGCTGGACGACGCGCGCCGGCACCCCGGTAGACCTCGATGCGGCCCTCATCCAGGGCGGGCACCTCGCCGGCGACGCGGCGTTGGGAAGAATGCGCCCCGACGACCTCGCCCTGCACCGCTCGCTCGACGAGGTCGCCCCCGGCGACGTCGGCCTGACCGGTGAACTCGTCACCTCGGAGTACGGCGGCCGCTATTTCGACGTGACGGTCGACGCCGGCGGTGAGCGGTTGTACCTGCGCGCGGATGCGGCACGGCACGGGTCCTGGTTGCGCGGCGCCGCCACGGGATCTGCTCTGGTGGTCAGCTTCTCCCCCAGCGCACTACGCGTGTTCCCGCACCCCGACGGGCACGTCGATCTGCAGGCCCCCGAGCTCGCCCGGGCCGCAGCCCGATCGGAGGCATGA
- a CDS encoding SDR family NAD(P)-dependent oxidoreductase: MSVGPDRLRDKVVLLTGATGGIGVEIVRRLADEGAHVVVTDLDESACHDLLRTLARPERHAAHALDVSSEEQWEAVVAAVEGQFGAVHALVNNAAIGSVATAEDETRAHWDRVIGIGQTGTWLGMKHSGPLIERSGGGSIVNMCSILGTVGGLGNSVAYAAAKGAVRTMTKNAALHWAKAGVRVNSLHPGFIATPPLLERWEGTERHREMLAGTPMGRLGRGEEIAAAVAFLAGDDSTFVTGSEIYADGGWTAA, encoded by the coding sequence ATGAGTGTCGGCCCTGACCGGCTTCGCGACAAGGTCGTCCTGCTGACGGGTGCGACCGGTGGAATCGGCGTCGAGATAGTCCGCAGGCTCGCCGACGAAGGCGCCCACGTCGTCGTCACCGATCTCGACGAATCCGCCTGCCACGACCTGCTCCGCACTCTCGCCCGGCCCGAGCGACATGCCGCGCACGCCCTGGACGTCTCTTCCGAGGAACAGTGGGAGGCGGTCGTCGCGGCAGTCGAGGGGCAGTTCGGCGCAGTGCACGCCCTGGTCAACAACGCCGCGATCGGCAGTGTCGCAACGGCCGAGGACGAAACCCGGGCGCACTGGGATCGCGTGATCGGGATCGGCCAGACCGGTACCTGGCTGGGCATGAAACATTCCGGTCCCCTGATCGAGCGCAGCGGCGGCGGTTCCATCGTGAACATGTGCTCGATTCTGGGAACCGTCGGCGGCCTGGGCAACAGTGTCGCCTACGCGGCCGCCAAGGGTGCCGTCCGCACGATGACGAAGAACGCCGCCCTGCACTGGGCGAAGGCGGGCGTGCGGGTCAACTCGCTGCACCCGGGATTCATCGCGACGCCACCGTTGCTCGAACGCTGGGAGGGCACCGAGCGTCACCGCGAGATGCTGGCAGGCACGCCGATGGGCAGGCTCGGGCGCGGTGAGGAGATCGCGGCCGCGGTCGCCTTCCTCGCCGGCGACGACTCCACCTTCGTCACCGGATCGGAGATCTACGCCGACGGTGGGTGGACCGCGGCCTGA